One Parasteatoda tepidariorum isolate YZ-2023 chromosome 1, CAS_Ptep_4.0, whole genome shotgun sequence genomic window, TTGTTGAGGATGGGCACTAGGGTCAAAGTGGCCACCGCGTTTAACAAACTGAAGAATGTAGTTGTGTAAGAATAGCGTGGAACATCCCACTTGAACAACCTTCTTGTGTAGGGAAAGGCTATGGCAAGGGATCCTGCTTGGAAATACATATGAACTTGTAATCTCTAAAACTACTAGACCGATACTACATACAAAACATACAATACAAAACATTCAACAACGCATGCCTAACACTCGTTTAAGGTAtgaaacaacaacaaatcaCACAGCAGCGCGATTTCATTCttgaaatatatcattttcTGTGGCCATTTAATTCCTTTCTACTTGTTCCAGACGCAAGTGCGTGAACGCAGATGCAGTGATTACCAGACGCAAATGCGTGAACGCAGATGcagtgattatttattatattatttatgatattatttcttacattattcttttgttgGCAACATGTATATATTCTTTGTGTACACTTTTGATAGTAAAAGAGTTTGTTCTTTTTGATACTTGTTTTAGTGTTGATTATAATTAGGGAACATTTACGTTTATAACCAACACATTTTGGTGCCGAAACAACTCGGTTtcggtttaaaattaaatacgaatCAGATGAATAATTTACGCAGTCactcttttaaaaactagcaaaacGTCAaactgtggcgtaactaccactacaaaagttaaacatcattcactagtatataaagcatgctaacttgattctatcacgaggtaccttttgatagatgacggttggcaTGCTTTACCAATTCAGATAGGTANTCGTCAAAAGTTCAGCAATATTATGCCCAGACGGGAATTAAGTGGAAATTTATTGTTGCACGAGCGGCTTGGTGGGGAGGATGGTGGGAACGTTTGATCGGACTAACAAAAAGATGTTTGCGAAAATCCCTAGGTCGAACCTTGTTAGATGAAGAAGGTCTTTCTACAGCATTAGTTGGTGTTGAAGCCGCATTAAATAGTCGACCGTTAGTTTATGAACAAGGAAATGATGATCCTGAAGAAACATTAACACCATCCCATTTTCTTACCGGTAAAAGACTTACAACAATACCTTCACAACCTGCAGCATCTAGTAGAAATCTCCCGACCTGTTCAACTGTATGCACAGATCAAATTACAACAAacttatttcatgaaatttattgGAATACTATTTAGAATCAAACAATTAATATGAGaagaatttgtaataattttaaatgaaccaaaaagcaaaaagacatatttttccGACTAAAATCATTGACAATTCTacaaaaaatcattgagttCATTGTGTAATCAAAAAAGTCATCTGGAATGACATTTTTGCCTTATCTTCCATTATCGTctactaaatattttgtatgactggatgatgaaaatatttcatcgtAGAccagtatttcaaaaaatgcttttttattttaaaccagtTCTCATTTAATACTATGGTAAAGACAGTGTGCGAAAACGGAtagcttttgatttaatgatcacgTTATAGGACTCAATCTTGAAGACTCGACCTCAAATCAATGAGCGCAGACGACGCGTACTTTCCTCTAAACAAACATCtgttctgactcccaaaataacGAATGCAATATGAGGttaggagagcgatccaaagtttgttgttaattttaccattatctcgagaattttttaagctgaTAAGTGTAATAAGATAACGATGGCTGGTTGATGAGAATTCTACTCCCAACTCGTACTGAGACACAGTTCTGATATCGTCAATGGTTGACGGATCATCGGTGAGAATCCTTTCTCCATGGGACTAACTGTGGGGATGTTTTCGGGGTTTTCTCCTCCATGTAACACTGCTTATTTACTGAAAAGTCCTCAAAGAAGGCTCTCAAACTGTTTGTTCCTTTATCTTCCGAATcaggtttaaaattgcaaaagctACAGAGCCGAACATAGATAATCGAAAACTCAAGATTGGGTTGGTTTAGCAACAATTATATCTTTTCCCTAGTTGAGTTCGAAATTGTCTCAATATGAGTCCTATACAGTGTCGACCTATTTAGGGCTTATATTTGCTGAATAGTGATTATAAAATATCGCgagaatctgacaattctatataggccccgccccttttttttcttttctccaagCCTTGGACATGTGCCTAGGTCATTATGAACCCTCATATAGGGCCTCTATTGGAAAATCCTTTGAACTCTTATTGAGACAATATTCGTAAATAATGGTCAAATGAAGTTACTTTGCTGCTAATCCCTGGTTAAATGATTCAACTCACTCTAAGAGTCTTTGTGAAATCCTAATTATCagaggtgatactctatacagctttagtGTTTATACAGGGCTGAAACCGTGTATCATTTTGTTAAATGAgtcgatatataatataaacattgaatatttattatattaggaattatataactatataataataattagacccaATTATTAAACGCCCtattgtgttttaataattgcatgttttgcacgagtttatgggcaatactttcatatttaaacatgcatgtcatgggtttttattcaagaCATTTtctatatacttcctatttgtatttattttaacgtattgcattacaaattttcagggctcgaaaaaccgcccgtccgcccgtcctcggcggtcaaaaattcccagcggacaacgaatttatcgaatccgacgtccgcgcggacggccattttcccgttaatgttcgtgatacattttcaatttttattatcttataagagtctagcgcctcacttctaaaatgaccatacaatctagaaatacagcagcatactgcgcatggtggaattgacgttttctctgtctgggagtactgcagcggttgaaaagggcttttcagcaatgaacttacaaaaaaaaaacacattatgtactgatcttaaacaagaagcgttaaacgcaattatgaacatctacctaaatggaaaacccttttctgtgcagaaacctctgtaaatcattggcttgattgtggaactggcaaacgtcatatttgattcatttaagaaacgcagtaccctcggataaattgacctttgtcatttaaattatttcataaaagaaatactaggttactattagtaacctagtatttcttttattactgtataatgtaatNNNNNNNNNNNNNNNNNNNNNNNNNNNNNNNNNNNNNNNNNNNNNNNNNNNNNNNNNNNNNNNNNNNNNNNNNNNNNNNNNNNNNNNNNNNNNNNNNNNNNNNNNNNNNNNNNNNNNNNNNNNNNNNNNNNNNNNNNNNNNNNNNNNNNNNNNNNNNNNNNNNNNNNNNNNNNNNNNNNNNNNNNNNNNNNNNNNNNNNNNNNNNNNNNNNNNNNNNNNNNNNNNNNNNNNNNNNNNNNNNNNNNNNNNNNNNNNNNNNNNNNNNNNNNNNNNNNNNNNNNNNNNNNNNNNNNNNNNNNNNNNNNNNNNNNNNNNNNNNNNNNNNNNNNNNNNNNNNNNNNNNNNNNNNNNNNNNNNNNNNNNNNNNNNNNNNNNNNNNNNNNNNNNNNNNNNNNNNNNNNNNNNNNNNNNNNNNNNNNNNNNNNNNNNNNNNNNNNNNNNNNNNNNNNNNNNNNNNNNNNNNNNNNNNNNNNNNNNNNNNNNNNNNNNNNNNNNNNNNNNNNNNNNNNNNNNNNNNNNNNNNNNNNNNNNNNNNNNNNNNNNNNNNNNNNNNNNNNNNNNNNNNNNNNNNNNNNNNNNNNNNNNNNNNNNNNNNNNNNNNNNNNNNNNNNNNNNNNNNNNNNNNNNNNNNNNNNNNNNNNNNNNNNNNNNNNNNNNNNNNNNNNNNNNNNNNNNNNNNNNNNNNNNNNNNNNNNNNNNNNNNNNNNNNNNNNNNNNNNNNNNNNNNNNNNNNNNNNNNNNNNNNNNNNNNNNNNNNNNNNNNNNNNNNNNNNNNNNNNNNNNNNNNNNNNNNNNNNNNNNNNNNNNNNNNNNNNNNNNNNNNNNNNNNNNNNNNNNNNNNNNNNNNNNNNNNNNNNNNNNNNNNNNNNNNNNNNNNNNNNNNNNNNNNNNNNNNNNNNNNNNNNNNNNNNNNNNNNNNNNNNNNNNNNNNNNNNNNNNNNNNNNNNNNNNNNNNNNNNNNNNNNNNNNNNNNNNNNNNNNNNNNNNNNNNNNNNNNNNNNNNNNNNNNNNNNNNNNNNNNNNNNNNNNNNNNNNNNNNNNNNNNNNNNNNNNNNNNNNNNNNNNNNNNNNNNNNNNNNNNNNNNNNNNNNNNNNNNNNNNNNNNNNNNNNNNNNNNNNNNNNNNNNNNNNNNNNNNNNNNNNNNNNNNNNNNNNNNNNNNNNNNNNNNNNNNNNNNNNNNNNNNNNNNNNNNNNNNNNNNNNNNNNNNNNNNNNNNNNNNNNNNNNNNNNNNNNNNNNNNNNNNNNNNNNNNNNNNNNNNNNNNNNNNNNNNNNNNNNNNNNNNNNNNNNNNNNNNNNNNNNNNNNNNNNNNNNNNNNNNNNNNNNNNNNNNNNNNNNNNNNNNNNNNNNNNNNNNNNNNNNNNNNNNNNNNNNNNNNNNNNNNNNNNNNNNNNNNNNNNNNNNNNNNNNNNNNNNNNNNNNNNNNNNNNNNNNNNNNNNNNNNNNNNNNNNNNNNNNNNNNNNNNNNNNNNNNNNNNNNNNNNNNNNNNNNNNNNNNNNNNNNNNNNNNNNNNNNNNNNNNNNNNNNNNNNNNNNNNNNNNNNNNNNNNNNNNNNNNNNNNNNNNNNNNNNNNNNNNNNNNNNNNNNNNNNNNNNNNNNNNNNNNNNNNNNNNNNNNNNNNNNNNNNNNNNNNNNNNNNNNNNNNNNNNNNNNNNNNNNNNNNNNNNNNNNNNNNNNNNNNNNNNNNNNNNNNNNNNNNNNNNNNNNNNNNNNNNNNNNNNNNNNNNNNNNNNNNNNNNNNNNNNNNNNNNNNNNNNNNNNNNNNNNNNNNNNNNNNNNNNNNNNNNNNNNNNNNNNNNNNNNNNNNNNNNNNNNNNNNNNNNNNNNNNNNNNNNNNNNNNNNNNNNNNNNNNNNNNNNNNNNNNNNNNNNNNNNNNNNNNNNNNNNNNNNNNNNNNNNNNNNNNNNNNNNNNNNNNNNNNNNNNNNNNNNNNNNNNNNNNNNNNNNNNNNNNNNNNNNNNNNNNNNNNNNNNNNNNNNNNNNNNNNNNNNNNNNNNNNNNNNNNNNNNNNNNNNNNNNNNNNNNNNNNNNNNNNNNNNNNNNNNNNNNNNNNNNNNNNNNNNNNNNNNNNNNNNNNNNNNNNNNNNNNNNNNNNNNNNNNNNNNNNNNNNNNNNNNNNNNNNNNNNNNNNNNNNNNNNNNNNNNNNNNNNNNNNNNNNNNNNNNNNNNNNNNNNNNNNNNNNNNNNNNNNNNNNNNNNNNNNNNNNNNNNNNNNNNNNNNNNNNNNNNNNNNNNNNNNNNNNNNNNNNNNNNNNNNNNNNNNNNNNNNNNNNNNNNNNNNNNNNNNNNNNNNNNNNNNNNNNNNNNNNNNNNNNNNNNNNNNNNNNNNNNNNNNNNNNNNNNNNNNNNNNNNNNNNNNNNNNNNNNNNNNNNNNNNNNNNNNNNNNNNNNNNNNNNNNNNNNNNNNNNNNNNNNNNNNNNNNNNNNNNNNNNNNNNNNNNNNNNNNNNNNNNNNNNNNNNNNNNNNNNNNNNNNNNNNNNNNNNNNNNNNNNNNNNNNNNNNNNNNNNNNNNNNNNNNNNNNNNNNNNNNNNNNNNNNNNNNNNNNNNNNNNNNNNNNNNNNNNNNNNNNNNNNNNNNNNNNNNNNNNNNNNNNNNNNNNNNNNNNNNNNNNNNNNNNNNNNNNNNNNNNNNNNNNNNNNNNNNNNNNNNNNNNNNNNNNNNNNNNNNNNNNNNNNNNNNNNNNNNNNNNNNNNNNNNNNNNNNNNNNNNNNNNNNNNNNNNNNNNNNNNNNNNNNNNNNNNNNNNNNNNNNNNNNNNNNNNNNNNNNNNNNNNNNNNNNNNNNNNNNNNNNNNNNNNNNNNNNNNNNNNNNNNNNNNNNNNNNNNNNNNNNNNNNNNNNNNNNNNNNNNNNNNNNNNNNNNNNNNNNNNNNNNNNNNNNNNNNNNNNNNNNNNNNNNNNNNNNNNNNNNNNNNNNNNNNNNNNNNNNNNNNNNNNNNNNNNNNNNNNNNNNNNNNNNNNNNNNNNNNNNNNNNNNNNNNNNNNNNNNNNNNNNNNNNNNNNNNNNNNNNNNNNNNNNNNNNNNNNNNNNNNNNNNNNNNNNNNNNNNNNNNNNNNNNNNNNNNNNNNNNNNNNNNNNNNNNNNNNNNNNNNNNNNNNNNNNNNNNNNNNNNNNNNNNNNNNNNNNNNNNNNNNNNNNNNNNNNNNNNNNNNNNNNNNNNNNNNNNNNNNNNNNNNNNNNNNNNNNNNNNNNNNNNNNNNNNNNNNNNNNNNNNNNNNNNNNNNNNNNNNNNNNNNNNNNNNNNNNNNNNNNNNNNNNNNNNNNNNNNNNNNNNNNNNNNNNNNNNNNNNNNNNNNNNNNNNNNNNNNNNNNNNNNNNNNNNNNNNNNNNNNNNNNNNNNNNNNNNNNNNNNNNNNNNNNNNNNNNNNNNNNNNNNNNNNNNNNNNNNNNNNNNNNNNNNNNNNNNNNNNNNNNNNNNNNNNNNNNNNNNNNNNNNNNNNNNNNNNNNNNNNNNNNNNNNNNNNNNNNNNNNNNNNNNNNNNNNNNNNNNNNNNNNNNNNNNNNNNNNNNNNNNNNNNNNNNNNNNNNNNNNNNNNNNNNNNNNNNNNNNNNNNNNNNNNNNNNNNNNNNNNNNNNNNNNNNNNNNNNNNNNNNNNNNNNNNNNNNNNNNNNNNNNNNNNNNNNNNNNNNNNNNNNNNNNNNNNNNNNNNNNNNNNNNNNNNNNNNNNNNNNNNNNNNNNNNNNNNNNNNNNNNNNNNNNNNNNNNNNNNNNNNNNNNNNNNNNNNNNNNNNNNNNNNNNNNNNNNNNNNNNNNNNNNNNNNNNNNNNNNNNNNNNNNNNNNNNNNNNNNNNNNNNNNNNNNNNNNNNNNNNNNNNNNNNNNNNNNNNNNNNNNNNNNNNNNNNNNNNNNNNNNNNNNNNNNNNNNNNNNNNNNNNNNNNNNNNNNNNNNNNNNNNNNNNNNNNNNNNNNNNNNNNNNNNNNNNNNNNNNNNNNNNNNNNNNNNNNNNaaaacaattttaaatcaatggtaatttaaataaataaaaataataaactaaaaattaaaatcaatagataaaatttctttttcgtgcaaatccataaaaagtttgatattaaaattatattatacgattatattataaaattatattacaatattcttccgaatttaaaaataaattaatatccataactttcaaaattaaagataattaaataaataacaacaattttgcaaaaacattaaaggaaataagaatattattcaataaaattttaggttactttgaattttcgatttcctagaaatgtacttttaagtcgttactttttttgtttagtacttgtactttttactcgttactttttaaaataataactatttactttttactcgttacttttataaaaatatttgtacttttactcgttactttttaagaGTAACGTTGTCATCTATGCATATCAGAAACCATGAATGgtaaatgttggatgatggtgatgTTGAATCTCTCCGAAATCaacataaactattaaaatgttttgaagggAATTTTGAGAGATTCAAATTCAGATCGATTTCAGTAGAAGGTTTGAGATTCCATGATCTATGTTAAGTTTTTGATGCTGCCTCTCTAATCGGTTGAATGTTTGAACACATTCGATGAGAGTGAAAAGGTGACTCACCTAAGAAAGTGGCCATCACCAGAGCGGGTATTGTGGAGATCATGACAAAAGCGTTGTAATAATTGTTGCCCAGAGTGACAGCATTTATCTGTTCGTAGTCGTTGTCCACGCTGTCCAGATTGTCACAGATGTGGTTCGAGTAGTTGAGGGAGATACGGCATGCCCTGTCGTGGAACAAACTTTGAATGGTGACAATTCGAACGTTGTAACCGAACATGATGAAGAACAGGAAAGGTTCCACGGTTGTCTTTTTCAGGCCTTCAGCCACCCTTACTCTTATGGGCACACTCATCTGAAATATACACCCTATctcagtttatttttctaatgttgcaggtaaaaacaattaatgtattaaaagagtcaattcctacttaggtcagcaaagaaattttttattaaataatctcttataaatcactgatgttatctgtGAAATCACTTAATAGTAAAACAATTCCGTTTTTCGCTCATCTATGAATGAATTTATAGTTGAAAAAACTGTGTTACCAACAAGTGTCATACGCTACTACAAGTTTTTGAGtggttgaataaaaattattttttgaacggTTGAACAAAATGTAGTGTGAacgaattgaaagaaaaaaaattgcttgacaCTTTTGATTTTGCACAATTATTTAACAGAAGATCGAACCGTTTATTGCGGGTCAACATAAATAACTGggaagaaaagtaataaaaaagtgaaaataatgaagttcgcaaaaatcattaaaaattttaatgaaagaaaaatatttacagtgcgaaaaataataaacggaCCGAtcggaataacttttgatttaatgatccgATCTCAATGTTCTAAAATTCACTCTTAAGGGTTGAaggggggtgacttcaaatatgttaGTTTATGAGTGcggacgatatttcaagttaacgTAATCAAATACAAATTCCGACCTCCCACACTCTGGGGGGGGGGCAATGTGAGAAATAGGATCCCTATAGTAGGTCCGAAGCCTTTAATgaatctcgagaaatttttaagtgaattgaacaCAATTATTATGCTAGATGATatactcgaaattttttttcactttttccattcaatgcataaaaaaaataaaaaaatagtttttaataattattatttaaaattttctattcgaCACTAGAAAGACTAAAACTTAGTGCATACCAATATTGCccaaaaacagtcaaaatgattgcattgtgaaagaataactaatgtgtaaagaaatttgtttcattcatttttaatatttcttatattatttacagttatataacaagttattagtaaataataacaataagaaaatttacttcactttaaaaaaaaaatgacgcattattatttgtacattttttgttaataaaaaagcagttaaaatgaCTTCTTTGGGCAATTCTAGAGTTTATAGTAATtgaaaaagtatacaaataattacattattttaaagaacgtcattttaagtaaaaaaacgtAACATTTGAGTTCTAACAGAGAATTAACCGAGATGTTCAGAgtgttctgttttttattttgcgtcaTGCATGCTGTCAAATAATTCTTAGAATATTTCAAGTAGGGTggtcatcattttaaaattattctaaaataactttttctttgctTTCAAGATGCTTTCTTTTCAATCTCTATTCTTATTTTAGGGTCCATCACTTTAAGATagaaaaacagcatttttttaaaaattaaaatttatttttgggaaGCATCTTTAAATCTTTTCCCAAAACAAGTCAGTCAAACACTTTTACCCTGAAATGTGAGcgatgatatttattattttatcctattattttacagaatagtaataataataaattaaacaagcaAAAGTCACTTTTATTgttctatttataaaacaagatCGACAGTGTCATATTAATTCCCCTCATTGCTTCCTTCTTTCATCATTTGATTTGAATGCGTTCCTCCACTCAttcctttactttttaaagagaaaaaaaagaatgtctttcaaagaaaaagaataaaattttataacagtatGTGTAATAGGATagacaaaatacttttaattatgcaTACAAGAAACAGAATGCgtttttctaaaactgataatCAAGGTGGGGCCTGTAGATACACccatactttttaaacagttaaagtTTATGACGTCATGACacaataaaggaaattttttttcattgtttccaAATTTAGTCAGGATATTATTCTGGAGTGAGTTCAGACCGtttttttccattgtttaaCGCACTCTCTTATCTGATCAAAATGATCCCTTTACGGACACGTATTGGGAtctagagatttttttttttttactgattctaaggaaataaaatcaactgttaataataaattgaaataatggcATAGAATAATATTACGACAATCAAGTATTAACGGTTagtaataatactaaaatgGAGTTCACTCGTATCAACTGAAATAActcaagtttattattattaaaccagCCATTGACTATTAGGCTTCTAGCTCTCCAGTATTTCTTAACAATACAAGCAAACTCTTTTATTGATTGGATCGTTTTAACTCGAACTTGAGTAATCATTTTTGATAGATCATTCGAGTGCAtggttttaattcaaatttgagtgatattaaatatttataattttctatttgcaTCCTTTGTAtgcatttatttgatttctactagagttattttctataattttttacatattttacatgaatgtcatttaaatcccatttgagttaaataattcttctcAGACTATTCATTGAATCTTTTAATGcctatctaaaataaaattagaaggaAAATGTTTCTAGCACGCGTAACAGAAATAATTCATcagcatttatttcttttaaatttcatagtttGGTAATAAACacgttccttttttttctttttttttttaagtttcaaaactcAACTGTGAGAGTCAAGAAGAAAAGTAATCTCATCTGTATTTAAccattaatatacaaaatataactgCAAGATAATACTTTTCTGAGTTTGAAAGCTTTGTGTCAGCACAACATTTCAGGGATCTTTAACATTttgtaatgaaacaaatatttcactctttttatttacagttttgtagatgatttttcatttcatatagatgtacaaatagtaattaaaaagatttcattaGTACGTTTAATCGTACTAAACTATCTCCATCTTAGTTCCTGGATTTGATAATTCTTCTACATTCTCCTTTATTTGGATCTaaacttttttagttattactttatttataaatgctaatatctatattatataaaacgctaatgcgtatgtatcaataaatccgatgctatttcttttctcgcgttggcaacagttttcattttttattgatgggcttcggcgcgcaagagcacgtagtgtgCATNTAAACTATCTCCATCTTAGTTCCTGGATTTGATAATTCTTCTACATTCTCCCTTTATTTGGATCTAAACTTTTCtagttattactttatttataaatgctaatatatacttataaaaCAAACGTTTACATATTGGACATAATCACGAGCATAaagtctttttaattttttattcaattcctattctccctatatatatttatatatcgaTCAAATTTTGAAccgttcataaaatatttttcattcaagttgaaatgcatttattttaaactagtagTGTATGGCACtggatgttaatacagtttttacaattcattcattaaactcaattcatttaattttagtgttacaggggagaaaaaaatagtaataaaaaataaaagttttctttgctGGTAGGAATTGACTTATATTACTTGTCTGTCCCCAAATATCCACCACTCAAGCTCCATTTAACGCAAGTGTTTCACTCAAGCATACtcaatttgagttttttaaaaaaaaaatttaactcttttttaagTAGGGGAATTAAATCGTTCATTTAAGAGAGTGTATATATATGTTTGCAATGTTGTCTTGAGTCACGTGAAGAAGGCAGGCGGAAACGATGCATGACATAACAAGAGAGCCATTGTCCCCATCTTATTGTCTTGGAGGGGGGTATCATTCAATGCTTTTcctttcccccctttttttattgatcaaactGTATCATTATTGTCACATTATTCCTCTCTCTATGTTATTTGAATCTATTTTTGACAGCcttctttcttattttcaggTTTATTATGCTTGACatctcataaaaatgttttttattttatttacttattcaatTCCTACTTCACATTCTCCTCTCAAATATCTTTGCTCAAAGTTTcaatctttcataaaatatttttttattcatccacatttttttcatcatttttttattcaaatacatttttttgaaacttgtaGTCTATGACTCTCGATGCtaagacagttttttttcttcaaatattaatttattaattatatgtaataaattaattttagttttatatgggctagttttatattgtaataatttgacaaaaagtaagagaaataaaatttttcttcgttgATCTAAGtaggaatttaattaaattttttttattttttacgttacTTGCTTTCTATTTTTAGCCTTCATTTTATCATCCTAGAAAATATCTTCCATTGAGTCTCAATATTCTAATTAGAGTGATGAAATAAAATCGAGCTCGTGCAAACAGTGAGCGGTTGAAAATGCGAGCTATAAACTATTTTCttgttcaaatagagctataagttagaaattattactgatgttatttttaaaatatgtgagaaACGAAATcgcttattgtaaaatttaaaacaactaggaggcttcgccccctgctcgctggtgcTCGTCaaccccggaactgctttcgcagttcctTTCGGAATGCTTCGCAAttcgatgctcgctttgctcgctcattggatacgttcttaacgtctagcttttgtatacttttttgaacactgaagttccgaaaacttttcactgtagaaaattctaaacctgtgcatttcaatattaatttgaaattgcaaacagttcacatatttttcttaatcacacta contains:
- the LOC107453636 gene encoding uncharacterized protein; this encodes MSVPIRVRVAEGLKKTTVEPFLFFIMFGYNVRIVTIQSLFHDRACRISLNYSNHICDNLDSVDNDYEQINAVTLGNNYYNAFVMISTIPALVMATFLGESPFHSHRMCSNIQPIREAASKRLQVHMYFQAGSLAIAFPYTRRLFKWDVPRYSYTTTFFSLLNAVATLTLVPILNKRLLVHEAGVGLIGILSLMAKMILMSLTMSESIIFYAWFAGTMYACGGIAVRSRMSKLVSKQELGKVFSLLATCESLTPVLGTISMTQIYNSSVHFYPGLAYASAAIFLIPATIIFAWMTSLSYIQYQESETAKKSKELKEVVHFNQTKY